A single region of the Solwaraspora sp. WMMD791 genome encodes:
- a CDS encoding polysaccharide biosynthesis protein, translated as MTARSGGLLRAGPAVALAGVLANGLAYLAPMLGGRALPAAGLSALATVLALGAVGSVPGLGLQIAVAVHRARGGTDPAGRLAWIAAGICAAAVLAAGPVLVGALDLSLAMVGLLAAATGTAVLGCRWLGELQGDQRFLRLAAAMTVLAVTRYGGVIAGLLVGLDATGALLAGVLVGVATLPVLAWLARPAGRRAAATADAGAAADAVGGPGADAVAGPGADAVAGPGADAVAGPGADAVAGPATGRLTAAAVLTASSATLAMLVLSYADLIMARYLLSPVDSGGYAIGAVLTKGAIWAPQVVTIVALPRLARGDRRARGVALALVAGCGALLVLASALAGGLAFRLAGGPDYVPLGRYAPYFAAVGALYALVYVMVNAQVAAGARRPAAPLWITTVGLLGWLLATRPESIQAVVAAALVAAAFATAATAVAMRRTPASAPVAGVAPTATG; from the coding sequence GTGACCGCCCGGTCGGGCGGGCTGTTGCGCGCCGGGCCGGCGGTGGCGTTGGCCGGCGTGCTGGCCAACGGTCTGGCGTACCTGGCGCCGATGCTCGGTGGCCGGGCGCTGCCGGCGGCCGGCCTCAGCGCGCTGGCGACCGTGCTGGCGCTCGGCGCGGTCGGTTCGGTGCCCGGCCTCGGGCTGCAGATCGCGGTCGCGGTCCACCGGGCGCGCGGTGGCACCGATCCGGCTGGACGGTTGGCCTGGATCGCCGCCGGGATCTGCGCGGCGGCCGTGCTGGCCGCCGGGCCGGTGCTGGTCGGTGCGCTGGACCTGTCGCTGGCGATGGTCGGGCTGCTCGCCGCCGCCACCGGTACGGCGGTCCTCGGTTGCCGCTGGTTGGGCGAGTTGCAGGGCGACCAACGGTTCCTGCGGCTCGCGGCGGCGATGACGGTGCTCGCGGTGACCCGCTACGGCGGCGTGATCGCCGGCCTGCTGGTCGGTCTGGACGCGACCGGTGCACTGCTGGCCGGGGTGCTGGTCGGGGTGGCGACCCTGCCGGTGCTGGCCTGGTTGGCCCGGCCGGCCGGTCGACGGGCCGCCGCAACGGCCGACGCCGGGGCGGCGGCCGACGCTGTGGGAGGCCCCGGGGCCGACGCTGTGGCAGGCCCGGGGGCCGACGCTGTGGCAGGCCCGGGGGCCGACGCTGTGGCAGGCCCGGGGGCCGACGCTGTGGCGGGCCCGGCGACGGGCCGGCTGACCGCCGCCGCCGTACTCACTGCGAGCAGCGCCACTCTGGCGATGCTGGTGCTCTCGTACGCCGATCTGATCATGGCACGGTATCTGCTGTCCCCAGTGGATTCCGGTGGCTACGCGATCGGCGCGGTGCTGACCAAGGGGGCCATCTGGGCTCCGCAGGTGGTCACCATCGTCGCGTTGCCCCGGCTGGCCCGGGGCGACCGGCGGGCCCGGGGGGTGGCGCTCGCCCTGGTGGCCGGCTGCGGCGCGCTGCTGGTGCTGGCGTCGGCGCTCGCCGGTGGCCTGGCGTTCCGGCTCGCCGGCGGCCCGGACTACGTGCCGCTGGGCCGGTACGCGCCGTACTTCGCCGCCGTCGGGGCGCTCTACGCACTGGTGTACGTCATGGTCAACGCCCAGGTCGCGGCGGGTGCCCGACGGCCGGCGGCGCCACTGTGGATCACCACGGTAGGGCTGCTCGGCTGGTTGCTGGCGACCCGCCCGGAGTCGATCCAGGCGGTGGTGGCGGCCGCGCTGGTGGCGGCGGCGTTCGCCACCGCCGCCACCGCGGTGGCGATGCGGCGTACTCCCGCGTCTGCACCGGTCGCCGGGGTCGCCCCGACGGCGACCGGGTGA
- a CDS encoding DUF885 domain-containing protein: MGRVDDISDRYVDQWARLNPVGATYAGIAGHDDQLDDLSPDGYAQRAALIRDTLRELDVADPQTETERVARDAMTERLGLELARYDAGEETSELSVITSGLHHLRQAFDLMPTDGTEAVANIAARLDRYPQALEQLRVTLLDAAAAGHAAPRAQMLKVADQCDVWTDPQADDFFHSLVARLAAPESLTADLRRAASAATAATIGFGHFLRTELAPHGRETEAAGRDRYELASQYFLGARIDLAETYAWGFFELDRIEQEMRRTAAEIAGHGARVDDAVRLLDADPARTIAGGEAFRDWMQALADTAITELHGTHFDIPEQVRRIECCLAPTSDGSIYYTGPSEDFSRPGRMWWAVPQGLTEFSTWREVTTVYHEGVPGHHLQIGQTQVRADRLNRWQRLLSWCSGHGEGWALYAERLMDELGYLADPGDRLGMLDGQALRAARVIVDIGMHLELTIPPNSFNFHPGERWTPALGWEFLRAHCRVPDEILRFELDRYLGWPGQAPAYKVGERIWLQARADAQARKGAAFDLKEFHRSALDLGVLGLDPLRAALDRL, from the coding sequence ATGGGACGTGTGGATGACATCAGCGACCGCTATGTCGATCAGTGGGCGCGGCTGAACCCGGTCGGTGCCACCTACGCCGGGATCGCCGGCCACGACGACCAGCTCGACGACCTGTCGCCCGACGGGTACGCGCAGCGGGCGGCGTTGATCCGTGACACGCTGCGGGAGCTCGACGTCGCCGACCCGCAGACCGAGACGGAACGGGTCGCCCGCGACGCCATGACCGAACGGCTCGGGTTGGAGCTGGCCCGCTACGACGCGGGCGAGGAGACCAGTGAGCTGAGCGTCATCACCAGCGGGCTGCACCACCTGCGCCAGGCGTTCGACCTGATGCCGACCGACGGCACCGAGGCGGTGGCGAACATCGCCGCCCGGCTGGACCGCTACCCGCAGGCTCTGGAGCAGCTGCGGGTGACGCTGCTCGACGCCGCAGCCGCCGGGCACGCCGCGCCCCGGGCGCAGATGCTCAAGGTCGCCGACCAGTGCGACGTCTGGACCGATCCACAGGCCGACGACTTCTTCCACAGCCTGGTGGCCCGGCTGGCCGCGCCGGAGAGCCTCACCGCCGACCTGCGCCGGGCCGCGTCGGCCGCCACCGCCGCGACGATCGGGTTCGGCCACTTCCTGCGTACCGAACTGGCCCCGCACGGGCGCGAGACCGAGGCGGCCGGCCGGGACCGCTACGAGCTGGCCTCCCAGTACTTCCTCGGCGCGCGTATCGACCTGGCCGAGACGTACGCCTGGGGTTTCTTCGAGCTGGACCGTATCGAGCAGGAGATGCGCCGCACGGCGGCCGAGATCGCCGGGCACGGCGCCCGGGTCGACGACGCGGTGCGGCTGCTCGACGCGGACCCGGCCCGCACCATCGCCGGCGGCGAGGCGTTCCGCGACTGGATGCAGGCGCTGGCCGACACGGCGATCACGGAACTGCACGGCACCCATTTCGACATCCCGGAGCAGGTCCGGCGGATCGAGTGCTGCCTGGCACCCACCAGCGACGGCAGCATCTACTACACCGGGCCCAGCGAGGACTTCTCCCGGCCGGGCCGGATGTGGTGGGCGGTGCCGCAGGGGCTCACCGAGTTCTCGACCTGGCGCGAGGTCACCACCGTCTACCACGAGGGTGTCCCCGGCCATCACCTGCAGATCGGCCAGACCCAGGTCCGGGCCGACCGGCTCAACCGCTGGCAGCGGCTACTTTCCTGGTGCTCCGGGCACGGCGAAGGCTGGGCGCTGTACGCCGAGCGGTTGATGGACGAACTGGGGTACCTGGCCGACCCCGGTGACCGGCTCGGGATGCTCGACGGGCAGGCGTTGCGGGCCGCCCGGGTGATCGTCGACATCGGCATGCACCTGGAGCTGACCATCCCGCCGAACTCGTTCAACTTCCATCCGGGTGAGCGGTGGACGCCCGCCCTGGGCTGGGAGTTCCTCCGGGCGCACTGCCGGGTGCCGGACGAGATCCTGCGCTTCGAGTTGGACCGCTACCTGGGATGGCCGGGGCAGGCACCGGCGTACAAGGTCGGGGAGCGGATCTGGCTGCAGGCGCGGGCGGACGCCCAGGCCCGCAAGGGTGCGGCATTCGACCTGAAGGAGTTCCACCGGTCCGCGCTCGATCTCGGGGTGCTGGGCCTCGATCCGTTGCGCGCCGCGCTGGACCGGCTGTGA
- a CDS encoding PHP domain-containing protein, producing the protein MAGVSTARDPVADLRRIAFLLERANEATYRVRAFRSAAGALAALGADEVADRAAAGTLTELAGVGEVTARCVAESLAGEEPVYLRRLLATEGTDLDAAASALRAALRGDCHTHSDWSDGGSPIEEMALAAVELGHEYLALTDHSPRLTVARGLTAARLRRQLDHVAAVNAALPAGFRILTGIEVDILPDGSLDQSDELLDQLDVVVGSVHANLRDDRARMTRRMLAAVANPRLDILGHCTGRMVTDRPAGVTGPGDRGHRARSRPPSDFDAAAVFAACAEHGKAVEINSRPERQDPPKRLIRLAVETGCLFAVNTDAHAPGQLDWQRFGCARAVLCGVEPDRVVNTWPVRRLLDWTAGHQPAAA; encoded by the coding sequence GTGGCCGGTGTGAGCACTGCCCGGGACCCGGTCGCCGACCTGCGTCGCATCGCGTTCCTGCTGGAACGCGCCAACGAGGCCACCTACCGGGTACGGGCGTTCCGCTCCGCCGCCGGTGCGCTCGCCGCCCTGGGCGCCGACGAGGTCGCCGACCGGGCCGCCGCCGGCACCCTGACCGAGCTGGCCGGGGTCGGTGAGGTCACGGCCCGCTGCGTCGCCGAGTCGCTGGCCGGTGAGGAGCCGGTCTACCTGCGGCGGCTGCTGGCCACCGAGGGCACCGACCTGGACGCGGCGGCGAGCGCGCTGCGGGCCGCGCTGCGCGGCGACTGCCACACCCATTCGGACTGGTCCGACGGGGGCTCGCCGATCGAGGAGATGGCGTTGGCCGCGGTCGAACTCGGCCACGAGTACCTGGCGCTGACCGACCACTCCCCCCGGCTGACCGTCGCCCGGGGCCTGACGGCCGCGCGGCTGCGCCGCCAACTCGACCACGTCGCGGCGGTGAACGCGGCGCTGCCGGCCGGATTCCGGATCCTCACCGGGATCGAGGTCGACATCCTGCCGGACGGTTCCCTCGACCAGTCCGACGAACTGCTCGACCAGCTGGACGTGGTGGTCGGCTCGGTGCACGCGAACCTGCGCGACGACCGGGCGCGAATGACCCGGCGGATGCTGGCGGCGGTGGCCAACCCCCGGCTGGACATCCTCGGCCACTGCACCGGCCGGATGGTCACCGACCGGCCGGCCGGGGTGACCGGACCCGGCGACCGGGGGCACCGGGCCCGGTCACGGCCGCCGAGCGACTTCGACGCGGCGGCGGTCTTCGCCGCCTGCGCCGAGCACGGCAAGGCAGTGGAGATCAACTCCCGGCCGGAGCGGCAGGACCCGCCGAAACGGCTGATCCGGCTAGCGGTGGAGACCGGTTGCCTGTTCGCCGTCAACACCGACGCGCACGCTCCCGGGCAGCTCGACTGGCAACGGTTCGGCTGCGCCCGGGCGGTGCTCTGCGGAGTCGAGCCCGACCGGGTCGTCAACACCTGGCCGGTGCGCCGGCTGCTCGACTGGACCGCCGGACATCAGCCGGCGGCCGCCTGA
- the mtnA gene encoding S-methyl-5-thioribose-1-phosphate isomerase: MRTIDWVGDAVEIIDQTALPDNTIVRRLSTVDEVIEAIRSLAVRGAPAIGVAGALGVALAARLHADASEDLADAVARLRSARPTAVNLARGVDRAAARIPDGRDAVLAEATALMAEEEAASAAMARAGADLLGELCGDRPRLLTHCNTGALATVVGGTALGVVTELHRRGALGAVVASETRPLLQGARLTAWELGRAGVDFRVAVDGAGPFLMARGLIDAVIVGADRICANGDTINKIGTYAHALGARRAGLPFIVVAPESTVDVATATGAEVEIEDRGSAEVVGFATARTTPPGTEAVNPAFDVTPADLVTAIVTDQRVIRLDRGERI; this comes from the coding sequence ATGCGGACCATCGACTGGGTCGGCGACGCCGTCGAGATCATCGACCAGACCGCGTTGCCGGACAACACCATCGTCCGGCGACTATCCACGGTGGATGAAGTGATCGAGGCGATCCGGTCGTTGGCGGTACGGGGCGCGCCGGCGATCGGTGTGGCCGGCGCGCTCGGTGTGGCGCTCGCCGCCCGGCTGCACGCCGACGCGTCGGAGGACCTCGCCGACGCCGTCGCCCGGCTTCGGTCGGCCCGGCCCACCGCGGTCAATCTGGCCCGGGGCGTCGACCGGGCGGCAGCCCGGATCCCCGACGGCCGCGACGCCGTGCTGGCCGAGGCGACCGCGCTGATGGCCGAGGAGGAGGCAGCCTCGGCCGCGATGGCCCGCGCCGGTGCCGACCTGCTCGGCGAGCTCTGCGGTGACCGACCCCGACTGCTGACCCACTGCAACACCGGGGCGCTGGCGACCGTGGTCGGTGGCACCGCCCTCGGGGTCGTCACCGAACTGCACCGACGGGGTGCGCTCGGCGCGGTCGTCGCCAGCGAGACCCGACCGTTGCTGCAGGGCGCCCGGCTGACCGCGTGGGAGCTGGGCCGGGCCGGGGTCGACTTCCGGGTGGCGGTCGACGGGGCCGGCCCGTTCCTGATGGCCCGGGGGCTGATCGACGCGGTGATCGTCGGCGCCGACCGGATCTGCGCCAACGGCGACACGATCAACAAGATCGGTACGTACGCGCACGCGCTCGGTGCCCGCCGGGCCGGACTGCCCTTCATCGTGGTCGCACCCGAGTCCACGGTGGATGTCGCGACCGCGACCGGGGCGGAGGTGGAGATCGAGGACCGGGGCTCGGCCGAGGTCGTCGGCTTCGCCACGGCCCGGACCACCCCGCCCGGCACCGAGGCGGTCAACCCCGCGTTCGACGTGACCCCGGCCGACCTGGTCACCGCCATCGTCACCGACCAGCGGGTGATCCGGCTGGATCGCGGCGAGCGGATCTGA
- a CDS encoding prephenate dehydrogenase/arogenate dehydrogenase family protein encodes MRLAVIGLGLIGGSALRAFAAAGHRVFGYDADPATRATARTAAARAATGARWQVSPTVRDAVTDADLVLLAVPLPALGQVLDQVAAVGYTGLVTDVTSVKEPVRQLVDRHLHRLHDRTAGFVGGHPMAGRETSGFTAADPELFAGCSWVLCLEPQVTAIDDWLTVAAAVTGLGARVVPATAGEHDRAVAAISHVPHLLASALAATAVTDPLAWSLAAGSFRDGTRVAASRPELVAAMCGGNAAAVRSALDEVLAALSVARAALDAAEPIPALVPWLSTGNAARTDWPPTPGRPLELPAQPDALLRLGRAGGWVSAVAADRRTVTAVRPAPAEPAD; translated from the coding sequence GTGCGTCTGGCGGTGATCGGGTTGGGGCTCATCGGCGGCTCCGCGCTGCGCGCGTTCGCTGCGGCCGGCCATCGGGTGTTCGGCTACGACGCCGACCCGGCCACCCGCGCGACCGCCCGGACCGCGGCGGCCCGGGCCGCGACCGGGGCCCGATGGCAGGTGTCACCCACGGTGCGGGACGCGGTCACCGACGCCGACCTGGTGCTGCTGGCGGTGCCGTTGCCCGCGCTGGGCCAGGTGCTCGACCAGGTCGCGGCGGTCGGCTACACCGGGCTGGTCACCGACGTGACGTCGGTCAAGGAGCCGGTACGCCAGCTCGTCGACCGGCACCTGCACCGGCTGCACGACCGGACGGCCGGTTTCGTCGGCGGTCACCCGATGGCCGGCCGGGAGACCTCCGGATTCACCGCCGCCGACCCGGAGCTGTTCGCCGGCTGCTCCTGGGTGCTCTGCCTGGAACCTCAGGTCACCGCGATCGACGACTGGTTGACCGTCGCGGCGGCGGTCACCGGGCTCGGCGCCCGGGTCGTGCCGGCCACCGCAGGTGAGCACGACCGGGCGGTCGCCGCCATCAGTCACGTACCGCATCTGCTGGCCTCGGCGCTGGCCGCCACCGCCGTGACCGACCCGCTGGCCTGGTCGCTGGCGGCGGGTTCCTTCCGCGACGGCACCCGGGTCGCCGCCAGCCGCCCCGAGCTGGTCGCGGCGATGTGCGGTGGCAACGCGGCGGCCGTCCGGTCGGCGTTGGACGAGGTGCTGGCGGCGTTGTCGGTGGCGCGGGCGGCGTTGGACGCCGCCGAGCCGATCCCGGCGCTGGTGCCGTGGCTGTCTACGGGCAACGCGGCGCGCACCGACTGGCCGCCGACCCCGGGGCGTCCGTTGGAGCTGCCGGCTCAGCCGGACGCCCTGCTGCGGCTGGGTCGCGCCGGCGGTTGGGTGAGCGCGGTCGCCGCAGACCGCCGTACGGTGACCGCGGTCCGGCCGGCGCCGGCCGAGCCGGCGGACTGA
- a CDS encoding tRNA adenosine deaminase-associated protein: MPYFAAAAVRGPAGWSGAELDLGGVADIDEVVDRLREVDPDAEVSLLFVESDDSYLVILRLDEGEDLRIFSSDAAFADESRLGALLIGDIRTPAVEVDLEPVVVGAAASGGTVAGGAAPSPGGGAGGYAGDPLTDFDDDVDALADEEDDEEPVADPDAEPVGDADLLADLGVSARRLLALCSRDGMLPADVTAEVCQTLGCGDEIEELREA, translated from the coding sequence GTGCCCTACTTCGCTGCCGCTGCCGTACGCGGCCCGGCCGGTTGGTCAGGTGCCGAACTGGACCTCGGCGGGGTCGCCGACATCGACGAAGTGGTCGACCGGCTCCGCGAGGTCGACCCGGACGCCGAGGTGTCACTGCTGTTCGTCGAATCGGACGACAGCTACCTCGTGATCCTGCGTCTCGACGAGGGCGAGGACCTACGGATCTTCAGCTCGGACGCCGCGTTCGCCGACGAGTCCCGGCTCGGGGCCCTGCTGATCGGCGACATCCGGACACCTGCCGTCGAGGTCGATCTGGAACCGGTCGTGGTCGGTGCCGCCGCCAGCGGGGGCACGGTCGCCGGTGGCGCGGCCCCGTCGCCCGGTGGCGGTGCCGGCGGGTACGCCGGTGACCCGCTGACCGACTTCGACGACGACGTGGATGCCCTGGCCGACGAGGAGGACGACGAGGAGCCGGTCGCCGACCCGGACGCGGAGCCGGTCGGTGACGCCGACCTGCTCGCCGACCTCGGGGTGTCCGCGCGCCGGCTGTTGGCGCTCTGCTCCCGGGACGGAATGCTGCCGGCCGACGTGACCGCCGAGGTCTGCCAGACCCTCGGCTGTGGCGACGAGATCGAGGAACTGCGCGAGGCGTGA
- a CDS encoding nucleoside deaminase translates to MTGPGSTVPAARRHRDPQHERWMRRALAVAAAEPPPVGAADVPVGAVVYDADGTELATGRNERELTGDPTAHAEILALRRAAARRGEWRLDGCTLVVTLEPCTMCAGALVLARVATVVFGAWEPKTGALGSLWDVVRDRRVNHRPAVYGGILADECAAALRTFFR, encoded by the coding sequence GTGACCGGCCCGGGGAGCACCGTGCCGGCCGCGCGACGCCACCGCGACCCGCAGCACGAGCGGTGGATGCGGCGGGCGCTGGCGGTCGCCGCTGCCGAACCGCCGCCGGTCGGGGCGGCCGATGTGCCCGTCGGGGCGGTCGTCTACGACGCCGACGGCACCGAGCTGGCGACCGGCCGCAACGAACGTGAACTGACCGGCGACCCGACCGCCCACGCCGAGATCCTCGCGCTGCGGCGGGCCGCCGCCCGACGCGGCGAATGGCGGCTCGACGGCTGCACCCTGGTGGTCACCCTGGAGCCGTGCACGATGTGCGCCGGGGCGCTGGTGCTGGCCCGGGTCGCCACCGTGGTCTTCGGCGCGTGGGAGCCGAAGACCGGGGCGCTCGGCTCCCTGTGGGACGTGGTCCGGGACCGGCGGGTCAACCACCGGCCGGCGGTGTACGGCGGGATCCTCGCCGACGAGTGCGCCGCCGCGCTGCGGACGTTCTTCCGCTGA
- the deoD gene encoding purine-nucleoside phosphorylase → MSTHIGASPGDIAERVLMPGDPLRAKWIAENFLTDATCYSTVRGMFGFTGTYAGTPVSVQGSGMGMPSASIYAHELINDYGVKTLIRVGSCGALTDDLQLRDVIAANGSATDSNMNRVRFAGLVDYAPVADFGLLRTAVDVAARHGVAMRVGPVLAADAFYTDRPDLYDTLADYGVLAVEMESAALYTIAARFRARALTILTVSDHIRTGDKTSAEDREQTFSEMVRIALDTVVA, encoded by the coding sequence ATGAGCACGCACATCGGAGCCAGCCCCGGCGACATCGCCGAGCGGGTCCTCATGCCGGGTGACCCGCTACGCGCCAAGTGGATCGCCGAGAACTTCCTCACGGACGCCACCTGCTACTCGACCGTACGGGGCATGTTCGGCTTCACCGGCACCTACGCCGGCACGCCGGTCTCCGTCCAGGGGTCCGGCATGGGCATGCCGTCGGCGTCGATCTACGCCCACGAGTTGATCAACGACTACGGGGTGAAGACCCTGATCCGGGTCGGCTCCTGCGGCGCGCTCACCGACGACCTGCAGCTACGGGACGTGATCGCGGCGAACGGCTCGGCCACCGACTCGAACATGAACCGGGTGCGGTTCGCCGGCCTGGTCGACTACGCCCCGGTGGCCGACTTCGGGTTGCTGCGTACGGCGGTCGACGTGGCGGCCCGGCACGGCGTCGCGATGCGGGTCGGTCCGGTGCTCGCCGCCGACGCCTTCTACACCGACCGGCCGGACCTGTACGACACCCTCGCCGACTACGGGGTCCTGGCGGTCGAGATGGAGTCGGCCGCGCTGTACACCATCGCCGCCCGGTTCCGGGCCCGCGCGCTGACCATTCTCACGGTCAGCGACCACATCCGGACCGGCGACAAGACCAGCGCCGAGGACCGCGAGCAGACCTTCAGCGAAATGGTACGGATCGCACTCGACACCGTCGTCGCCTGA
- a CDS encoding LysR family transcriptional regulator ArgP, with translation MPLDPVQLATFQAVVAHGSFDTAAQVLHVTPSAVSQRIKALEQVVGQVLVQRTRPCVPTAAGLPLVRLGGQIALLEHEALRAARGVLDGPSRTRVAVVVNADSLAGWFLPVLTALPDVIFEVHTDDEGHTAQLLRAGTVMAAVTTERVAVQGCRVHRLGAMRYLAVAAPDRYPVWFADGDLATAFATAPMLRFNRKDTLQHRFVRAVTGRDATGHDVDQTAPFDPPTHAVPASASFTEAIRLGLGWGLVPEDIARADVAAGRLVEVAAGHHIDVPLYWQYWRLESTVLSALTEAVRAAAGTALH, from the coding sequence ATGCCGCTCGACCCGGTCCAGCTCGCGACCTTCCAGGCAGTCGTGGCGCACGGCAGCTTCGACACGGCCGCCCAGGTCCTGCACGTCACACCGTCGGCGGTCAGCCAGCGCATCAAGGCGCTGGAGCAGGTCGTCGGACAGGTCCTCGTCCAGCGGACCCGACCGTGCGTGCCGACCGCCGCCGGGCTGCCCCTGGTCCGCCTCGGCGGTCAGATCGCGCTCCTCGAGCACGAGGCACTGCGCGCCGCACGCGGCGTACTCGACGGCCCGTCCCGCACCCGGGTGGCCGTCGTCGTCAACGCCGATTCCCTCGCCGGATGGTTCCTGCCGGTCCTCACCGCCCTGCCCGACGTGATCTTCGAGGTGCACACCGACGACGAGGGGCACACCGCGCAGCTGCTGCGCGCCGGGACGGTGATGGCCGCAGTCACCACCGAACGAGTCGCCGTGCAGGGCTGCCGGGTGCACCGGCTCGGCGCGATGCGCTACCTCGCCGTCGCCGCGCCCGACCGGTACCCGGTGTGGTTCGCCGACGGCGACCTCGCCACCGCGTTCGCGACCGCCCCGATGCTCCGGTTCAACCGCAAGGACACCCTGCAGCACCGCTTCGTCCGCGCCGTCACCGGCCGCGACGCTACCGGCCACGACGTCGACCAGACCGCGCCCTTCGACCCGCCGACGCACGCCGTGCCGGCGTCGGCCAGTTTCACCGAGGCGATCCGGCTCGGCCTCGGCTGGGGCCTCGTACCCGAGGACATCGCCCGGGCCGACGTCGCCGCCGGTCGACTCGTCGAGGTCGCCGCCGGCCACCACATCGACGTGCCGTTGTACTGGCAGTACTGGCGTCTGGAGTCGACAGTGCTGTCGGCGCTGACGGAGGCGGTCCGGGCCGCCGCCGGCACCGCACTCCACTGA
- a CDS encoding LysE/ArgO family amino acid transporter, with protein MGSVFAGFGLSLALIVAIGAQNAFVLRQGLRREHVLPVVLTCAATDAVLMAAGIAGLGAVLTAAPAILTAVRWGGAAFLFGYAALAARRALRPGDLTPLDRPPATLRATLLTCLAFTLLNPHVYLDTVVLVGAVAQQYPSRWAFGTGAAAASLLWFVGLGLGARWLAPLLARSVAWRVLDASIAVVMVVLAVSLLLG; from the coding sequence ATGGGTTCCGTGTTCGCCGGGTTCGGCCTCTCCCTCGCGTTGATCGTCGCCATCGGGGCGCAGAACGCGTTCGTGCTGCGCCAAGGGCTGCGCCGCGAACACGTACTGCCGGTCGTGTTGACCTGCGCGGCGACCGACGCGGTGCTGATGGCCGCCGGCATCGCCGGCCTCGGCGCGGTGCTGACCGCGGCCCCCGCGATCCTGACGGCCGTACGCTGGGGCGGCGCGGCGTTCCTGTTCGGCTACGCGGCGCTCGCCGCCCGGCGCGCCCTGCGGCCCGGCGACCTCACCCCACTGGACCGGCCGCCGGCGACGCTGCGCGCCACGCTGCTGACCTGCCTGGCGTTCACGCTGCTCAACCCGCACGTCTACCTGGACACGGTGGTGCTGGTCGGCGCGGTCGCCCAGCAGTATCCGAGCCGGTGGGCGTTCGGCACCGGGGCGGCGGCGGCGAGCCTGCTGTGGTTCGTCGGGCTGGGTCTCGGTGCCCGCTGGTTGGCCCCGCTGCTCGCCCGCTCGGTCGCGTGGCGGGTGCTGGACGCGTCGATCGCCGTGGTGATGGTGGTCCTCGCGGTGTCGCTGCTCCTCGGCTGA